Proteins encoded together in one Streptomyces umbrinus window:
- a CDS encoding DUF4240 domain-containing protein → MDETEFWELVDATREAAEGDPEEQADLLVERLVQLDPEMVLDFARHFEARYNRAYMWDLWGAAWILLDGASDDAFDFFRCWLIGQGREVYEAAVHDPDKLAELLTDFDDEVDGDGEELGYAADEAYEQLTGTVAPDLGIPAAPPEPLGTALDLENQALLAERFPQLWDRFAD, encoded by the coding sequence ATGGACGAGACGGAGTTCTGGGAGCTGGTGGACGCGACCCGCGAGGCCGCCGAGGGCGACCCCGAGGAGCAGGCCGACCTGCTCGTGGAGCGGCTCGTCCAGTTGGACCCCGAGATGGTCCTGGACTTCGCCCGTCATTTCGAGGCCCGCTACAACCGTGCGTACATGTGGGACCTGTGGGGCGCGGCCTGGATCCTGCTCGACGGTGCCAGCGACGACGCCTTCGACTTCTTCCGCTGCTGGCTGATCGGCCAGGGCCGCGAGGTGTACGAGGCCGCCGTGCACGATCCCGACAAGCTCGCCGAGCTCCTCACGGACTTCGACGACGAGGTCGACGGGGACGGTGAGGAGCTGGGCTACGCGGCGGACGAGGCGTACGAGCAGCTCACCGGCACGGTCGCCCCCGACCTCGGTATTCCGGCCGCACCGCCCGAGCCGCTGGGCACCGCGCTGGACCTGGAGAACCAGGCACTGCTGGCGGAGCGTTTCCCGCAGCTGTGGGACCGGTTCGCGGACTGA
- a CDS encoding TIGR01777 family oxidoreductase, producing the protein METSRIAVAGASGLIGSALVRSLTADGHEVVRLVRRTPRAKDEVEWDPERQYVDAAGLVGCDAVVNLAGAGIGDHRWTDEYKRKIRDSRLLGTATLAEAVASLDRPPQVFLNGSAMGIYGDTGERAVDETAPPGIGFLPSLCVEWEEAAAPAEEAGVRTVFARTGLVVAAKGGAWGRLFPLFKAGLGGRMGNGRQYWSYIALHDHVAALRYLIDSESLSGPFNLTAPEPLTNREITAAMGRVLHRPAVFAVPAPVLKVVLGEMAQEVLGSQRVVPARLLESGFTFAFPGIEEAIRAVR; encoded by the coding sequence ATGGAGACTTCCCGAATCGCCGTGGCCGGTGCGTCCGGCCTCATCGGCAGCGCCCTGGTGCGCTCGCTGACCGCCGACGGGCACGAGGTGGTGCGGCTGGTGCGCCGTACGCCCCGGGCGAAGGACGAGGTCGAGTGGGACCCCGAACGGCAGTACGTCGACGCGGCGGGGCTCGTCGGCTGCGACGCTGTGGTGAACCTCGCGGGCGCCGGCATCGGCGACCACCGCTGGACGGACGAGTACAAGCGGAAGATCCGGGACAGCCGGCTGCTCGGCACGGCAACGCTGGCGGAGGCCGTCGCCTCGCTCGACCGGCCGCCGCAGGTCTTCCTGAACGGCAGCGCGATGGGCATCTACGGAGACACCGGCGAGCGGGCCGTGGACGAGACCGCGCCTCCCGGGATCGGGTTCCTGCCCTCGCTGTGCGTCGAATGGGAGGAGGCGGCGGCTCCCGCGGAGGAGGCGGGCGTACGGACCGTCTTCGCGCGCACCGGCCTGGTGGTGGCCGCGAAGGGCGGCGCCTGGGGGCGGCTCTTCCCGCTCTTCAAGGCGGGTCTCGGCGGGCGGATGGGCAACGGGCGGCAGTACTGGAGCTACATCGCGCTGCACGACCACGTGGCCGCGCTGCGGTATCTGATCGACTCCGAGTCGCTGTCCGGACCCTTCAACCTGACGGCTCCTGAGCCGCTCACCAACCGGGAGATCACCGCCGCGATGGGGCGTGTGCTGCACCGGCCCGCGGTCTTCGCGGTGCCCGCGCCTGTGCTGAAGGTTGTGCTCGGGGAGATGGCGCAGGAGGTTCTGGGGAGCCAACGAGTGGTGCCTGCCCGGCTGTTGGAGTCGGGGTTCACTTTTGCGTTTCCGGGGATCGAGGAGGCGATCAGGGCGGTTCGGTAG
- a CDS encoding SDR family oxidoreductase, with amino-acid sequence METTAQTTAQQSAPQLKGKVALVGGATRGAGRAMAVELGRAGATVYVTGRTTREHVSEVGRTTETIEGTAELVDEAAGATGRGIAVPTDHLEPAQVRALVDRIDREQGRLDILVNDMWGGDVLLDWSAEKQPDMWDMDLDKGLRIMRLGIESHIITSHAALPLLVRNPGGLLVEVTDGTEEYNRRYRKPFFYDLAKTTPIRMAHDLGEELKEHGCTAVCLTPGWLRSETMLDTAFKVTEENWRDACAHVPHFAISETPTYVGRALVALAADPDVARWNGQSLSSGGLAQEYGFTDVDGSAPDAWRYMIEVESQGKPADVTGYR; translated from the coding sequence ATGGAGACGACAGCACAGACCACAGCGCAGCAGTCCGCCCCACAACTGAAGGGAAAGGTCGCCCTGGTCGGGGGCGCCACACGCGGCGCCGGACGGGCCATGGCGGTGGAACTGGGCCGCGCCGGAGCCACGGTGTACGTGACGGGACGTACGACCCGCGAGCACGTCAGCGAGGTCGGCCGGACCACCGAGACCATCGAGGGGACGGCCGAACTGGTCGACGAGGCCGCGGGCGCCACCGGCCGGGGCATCGCCGTCCCGACGGACCACCTTGAGCCCGCACAGGTACGCGCCCTCGTCGACCGCATCGACCGCGAACAGGGGCGCCTCGACATCCTCGTCAACGACATGTGGGGCGGCGACGTCCTCCTCGACTGGTCGGCGGAGAAGCAGCCCGACATGTGGGACATGGACCTCGACAAGGGGCTGCGGATCATGCGCCTCGGCATCGAGTCGCACATCATCACCAGCCACGCAGCCCTGCCGCTCCTCGTCCGCAACCCCGGCGGGCTGCTCGTCGAGGTCACCGACGGCACGGAGGAGTACAACCGCCGCTACCGCAAACCGTTCTTCTACGACCTCGCCAAGACGACCCCCATCCGCATGGCCCACGACCTCGGCGAGGAGCTCAAGGAGCACGGCTGCACCGCTGTCTGCCTCACCCCGGGCTGGCTGCGCTCGGAGACGATGCTCGACACCGCCTTCAAGGTCACCGAGGAGAACTGGCGGGACGCCTGCGCGCACGTCCCGCACTTCGCGATCTCCGAGACGCCCACCTACGTCGGACGGGCCCTGGTCGCGCTCGCCGCCGACCCCGACGTGGCCCGCTGGAACGGACAGTCGCTCTCCAGCGGCGGCCTCGCCCAGGAGTACGGCTTCACGGACGTCGACGGCTCGGCGCCCGACGCGTGGCGCTACATGATCGAGGTGGAGTCACAGGGCAAGCCGGCGGATGTGACGGGCTACCGGTAG
- a CDS encoding MarP family serine protease has translation MDLLDILLLLVILGYAASGYRRGLVAGCVSLAGFVGGAVIGVWVLPWMMDLVEPGTTTATVTAVLTVLLPAAAGHELAGRLGVKLRRELDRGPLRTVDGVGGAAANAVAVMLVAWVAASVLGASASPVVTSSIRNSALLGAVQDSMPDATPAWFSRATSALTEAGFPQVFNPFENEPAASVAKPSGDSVTAAATRAAQRSTVKVEGAVGTQGREGSGFVYAPEHVMTNAHVVAGIDEPTVRVGGTGKAYEARVVLFDPEKDVAVLDVPGLKAPVLPFDDSATRGDAAVVAGYPQDGGLDLQAATVANKINARGQNIYGSDPVTREIYSIRSTVRPGNSGGPLLTTTGKVYGVVFARSTSDNETGYVLTADEVAADAQRAAKAKAAVDTGDLVTS, from the coding sequence GTGGACCTGCTCGACATCCTGCTGCTGCTGGTGATCCTCGGTTATGCGGCGTCCGGCTACCGGCGCGGGCTCGTCGCGGGCTGTGTGTCCCTGGCCGGCTTCGTGGGCGGTGCCGTGATCGGCGTATGGGTGCTGCCCTGGATGATGGACCTGGTGGAACCGGGGACCACTACGGCGACGGTCACGGCGGTGCTCACAGTGCTGCTGCCCGCCGCCGCGGGCCACGAGCTGGCGGGCCGGCTGGGGGTGAAGCTCCGGCGCGAACTGGACCGGGGCCCCTTGCGCACGGTCGACGGCGTGGGCGGCGCGGCGGCCAACGCGGTCGCCGTGATGCTGGTGGCGTGGGTCGCCGCGAGCGTCCTCGGCGCGTCCGCCTCGCCCGTGGTCACCTCGTCGATCCGTAACTCCGCGCTGCTCGGCGCGGTGCAGGACTCGATGCCGGACGCCACCCCGGCCTGGTTCTCCCGGGCCACCTCGGCGCTCACGGAGGCGGGCTTCCCGCAGGTCTTCAACCCCTTCGAGAACGAGCCGGCGGCCAGCGTCGCCAAGCCCTCGGGGGACAGCGTCACCGCGGCCGCCACCCGGGCCGCCCAGCGCTCCACCGTGAAGGTCGAGGGCGCGGTCGGCACCCAGGGCCGCGAGGGCAGCGGTTTCGTGTACGCGCCGGAGCACGTGATGACCAACGCGCACGTGGTGGCGGGCATCGACGAGCCGACCGTCCGCGTGGGCGGCACGGGCAAGGCGTACGAGGCGAGGGTCGTCCTCTTCGACCCGGAGAAGGACGTGGCCGTGCTCGACGTCCCGGGCCTGAAGGCACCCGTGCTGCCCTTCGACGACAGCGCGACCCGAGGCGACGCGGCCGTCGTCGCGGGCTACCCGCAGGACGGCGGCCTCGATCTCCAGGCGGCCACCGTCGCCAACAAGATCAACGCCAGGGGCCAGAACATCTACGGCTCCGACCCGGTGACCCGCGAGATCTACTCGATCCGCTCCACGGTCCGCCCCGGCAACTCCGGCGGCCCCCTGCTGACCACCACCGGCAAGGTCTACGGCGTCGTCTTCGCCCGCTCCACGAGCGACAACGAGACGGGTTACGTGCTGACCGCCGACGAGGTCGCGGCCGACGCGCAGCGCGCGGCGAAGGCCAAAGCCGCGGTGGACACGGGCGACCTCGTCACCTCCTGA
- the lipB gene encoding lipoyl(octanoyl) transferase LipB: protein MSELRFVRMGFGADAVEYQEAWDEQRRVHTARFQDEIPDTCLLLEHPPVYTAGRRTADSERPLDGTPVVDVDRGGKITWHGPGQLVGYPIQKLPRPVDVVAHLRRLEDAMIRVCAEFGVGTSRVEGRAGVWVLGDPVSERPSLGGLSLDFDPRLADEEFDPRLNGPEYAPSNAGQRREDRKICAMGIRVAKGVTMHGFALNVNPDTSSFDKIIPCGIRDAGVTSLAHELGRDLTIAEVLPVAERHLRDVLANAELRPREVERVVV from the coding sequence GTGAGTGAGTTGCGGTTCGTCCGCATGGGGTTCGGTGCGGACGCCGTCGAGTACCAGGAGGCCTGGGACGAGCAGCGCCGTGTACACACGGCCCGCTTCCAGGACGAGATCCCCGACACCTGTCTGCTCCTGGAACATCCGCCGGTCTACACGGCCGGCCGGCGTACGGCGGACAGTGAGCGGCCCCTCGACGGCACGCCCGTCGTCGACGTGGACCGTGGCGGCAAGATCACCTGGCACGGGCCGGGGCAGCTGGTCGGCTACCCGATCCAGAAACTTCCTCGCCCTGTTGACGTCGTCGCCCACCTCCGCCGCCTCGAGGACGCGATGATCCGGGTCTGTGCGGAGTTCGGTGTCGGGACGAGCCGGGTGGAGGGGCGGGCCGGTGTCTGGGTCCTCGGTGACCCGGTGTCCGAACGGCCCTCTCTCGGCGGGCTCTCCCTCGACTTCGATCCCCGGCTGGCCGACGAGGAGTTCGATCCTCGGCTCAACGGGCCCGAGTACGCGCCGTCCAACGCGGGGCAGCGGCGTGAGGACCGGAAGATCTGCGCCATGGGGATCCGGGTCGCCAAGGGCGTCACGATGCACGGTTTCGCGCTGAACGTGAACCCCGACACGTCCAGCTTCGACAAGATCATCCCCTGCGGCATCCGTGACGCCGGTGTCACGTCGCTCGCCCACGAGTTGGGCCGCGACCTCACCATCGCGGAGGTCCTGCCGGTGGCCGAGCGGCACCTGCGGGATGTCCTCGCGAACGCGGAGTTGAGGCCGCGGGAGGTTGAGCGGGTAGTGGTGTAG
- a CDS encoding GNAT family N-acetyltransferase has protein sequence MPEPSIRTARPDDEEVLGRLDRAIWSYLHAVRPQEQPPYDPFFNERFGPRDHLVAELDGRVIGYVRLGFPTPLVSNAHVRQIQGLAVAEEARGHGVGRALLRAVVTEARRQGALRITLRVLSHNTPARKLYESEGFVIEGIQPGEFYLDGEYVDDVLMGRGL, from the coding sequence ATGCCCGAGCCGTCCATACGCACCGCCCGGCCCGATGACGAAGAGGTGCTGGGCCGTCTCGACCGCGCGATCTGGTCCTATCTGCACGCCGTCAGACCCCAGGAACAGCCGCCGTACGATCCCTTCTTCAACGAGCGCTTCGGCCCCCGCGACCACCTGGTGGCGGAGCTGGACGGGCGCGTCATCGGCTATGTACGGCTCGGCTTCCCCACCCCGCTCGTCTCGAACGCGCACGTACGGCAGATCCAGGGCCTCGCCGTCGCCGAAGAGGCACGCGGTCACGGCGTGGGCCGGGCCCTGCTCCGCGCGGTCGTCACCGAGGCCCGCCGCCAGGGCGCCCTGCGGATCACTCTGCGCGTCCTCAGCCACAACACCCCCGCCCGCAAGCTGTACGAGTCGGAGGGCTTCGTGATCGAGGGGATCCAGCCGGGGGAGTTCTACCTCGACGGGGAGTACGTGGACGACGTACTCATGGGGCGCGGCCTCTGA
- a CDS encoding peptidoglycan recognition protein family protein, whose amino-acid sequence MALACVPGLAAVTGLVLCAVGVDRTPGEARRPVAARAAVGHQAARPPIVPRERWLADAAYTRPPTRYAGRVTAVFVHHTDSPNDYDCTDAPKIIRYLYAGQAGVRHWDDIGYNFLVDRCGTIYEGRAGGIDRAVVGAHTQGFNVGTAGIAAIGTFTAGVPVPKAMTDAIAAVAAWKLGLVGIDPRAPVRLVSTNSLSKYPAGTRGTFTAVSGHTDGYWTACPGAALMARLPEIREHAAHLQGRR is encoded by the coding sequence ATCGCCCTCGCCTGTGTCCCCGGCCTGGCCGCCGTCACCGGTCTCGTGCTGTGTGCCGTGGGGGTCGACCGCACGCCGGGTGAGGCCAGACGTCCCGTCGCGGCGCGGGCCGCCGTGGGACACCAGGCCGCCCGGCCCCCCATCGTGCCGAGGGAACGCTGGCTGGCCGACGCCGCCTACACCCGGCCGCCGACCCGGTACGCCGGTCGTGTGACCGCCGTGTTCGTGCACCACACCGACTCGCCGAACGACTACGACTGCACGGACGCTCCCAAGATCATCCGCTATCTGTACGCGGGACAGGCCGGGGTCCGGCACTGGGACGACATCGGCTACAACTTCCTCGTCGACCGCTGCGGCACGATCTACGAGGGCCGGGCGGGCGGCATCGACCGCGCCGTCGTCGGCGCGCACACCCAGGGCTTCAACGTGGGCACGGCGGGCATCGCCGCGATAGGGACCTTCACCGCGGGCGTGCCGGTCCCGAAGGCCATGACCGACGCCATAGCGGCCGTCGCCGCCTGGAAACTCGGCCTCGTGGGCATCGACCCGCGAGCTCCGGTGCGGCTCGTCTCCACCAACAGCCTGAGTAAGTACCCGGCCGGCACCCGCGGGACCTTCACCGCCGTCTCCGGCCACACCGACGGCTACTGGACCGCCTGTCCGGGCGCCGCCCTGATGGCCAGGCTGCCCGAGATCAGGGAACACGCGGCCCACCTCCAGGGCAGGCGCTAG
- a CDS encoding NAD(P)/FAD-dependent oxidoreductase yields MLEPAYQADVVIVGAGVAGLAAAHRLNSAGVTTVVLEAAPYVGGRMTTEKVDGFRLDRIGQLLSTSYPELRLTPVLDRLALRPFAPGVLVHADGRVHRAGEPAGAGGARGALDAARALVSPPRRVRQIPAAAVPPVSRAFPPLGGALDQARLAAALGRIASVPVERLLARPERPAGRALAARGMPARTVEGFLRPLLAALLCDPDLTTSSRCADLALRAFASGRLCVPEGGADTLPELLASALPPGTVRTGVRVTSVSTTSVTTADHGELRCRAILVATDAHAAAELLPGLRVPPFHQVTVVHHTADETPLTEPALLLDADRRGPVAHTAVISQVDPTRAPVGRALISSTILGAPPADTDRAVRAHLAALYGTATHRWELLAVHHTPDAVPAMPPPHDLRRPVRLLAGLYVCGDHRDTSTVQGALHSGHRAATALLTDLGVNSAPTATPLTASTAA; encoded by the coding sequence GTGCTTGAGCCCGCGTATCAGGCGGACGTCGTCATCGTGGGAGCCGGAGTCGCCGGACTCGCGGCCGCCCATCGGCTGAACAGCGCAGGTGTAACGACCGTAGTCCTGGAGGCCGCCCCTTACGTGGGCGGCCGAATGACGACCGAGAAGGTCGACGGCTTCCGTCTCGACCGCATCGGCCAGCTCCTCTCCACGTCGTATCCCGAGCTGCGGCTGACCCCGGTCCTGGACAGGCTCGCCCTGCGGCCGTTCGCCCCCGGCGTGCTCGTCCACGCCGACGGCCGCGTCCACCGGGCCGGCGAACCCGCAGGCGCCGGGGGCGCACGGGGCGCACTCGACGCGGCGCGCGCCCTGGTGAGCCCCCCTCGCAGGGTCAGGCAGATACCGGCGGCCGCCGTGCCGCCCGTGTCGCGGGCGTTCCCGCCGCTCGGCGGCGCCCTCGACCAGGCCCGGCTCGCGGCGGCCCTCGGACGGATCGCGTCCGTCCCCGTGGAACGGCTGCTGGCCCGGCCCGAGCGGCCGGCGGGGCGCGCGCTCGCGGCCCGCGGCATGCCGGCCCGTACGGTCGAGGGTTTTCTGCGCCCGCTGCTGGCCGCGCTGCTCTGCGACCCGGATCTGACGACGTCCAGCCGGTGCGCGGACCTCGCGCTGCGCGCGTTCGCCTCGGGCCGGCTGTGCGTCCCGGAGGGCGGCGCAGACACGCTGCCGGAGCTGCTGGCGTCGGCCCTGCCGCCCGGGACGGTCCGCACCGGGGTACGGGTCACCTCCGTGTCCACGACCTCCGTGACGACGGCGGACCACGGCGAACTCCGTTGCCGGGCCATCCTGGTGGCGACCGACGCCCACGCCGCGGCCGAACTGCTGCCGGGCCTGCGGGTACCGCCGTTCCACCAGGTCACCGTGGTGCACCACACGGCCGACGAAACACCACTGACGGAGCCCGCGCTGCTCCTGGACGCGGACCGCCGGGGCCCGGTGGCCCACACCGCGGTCATCAGTCAGGTCGACCCGACCCGCGCCCCCGTCGGCCGCGCCCTGATCTCGTCCACGATCCTCGGCGCGCCGCCCGCGGACACGGACCGGGCCGTACGCGCCCACCTGGCCGCCCTCTACGGCACCGCCACGCACCGCTGGGAACTCCTCGCGGTCCACCACACCCCTGACGCGGTCCCCGCGATGCCGCCCCCGCACGACCTCCGCCGCCCGGTCCGCCTCCTCGCCGGCCTGTACGTCTGCGGCGACCACCGCGACACCAGCACGGTCCAGGGCGCCCTCCACTCGGGCCACCGAGCGGCCACCGCCCTCCTGACAGACCTGGGCGTCAACTCGGCACCCACGGCAACCCCGTTAACGGCCTCGACCGCCGCGTAG
- the lipA gene encoding lipoyl synthase has protein sequence MSAVAPDGRKMLRLEVRNAQTPIERKPEWIKTRAKMGPEYTKMQNLVKSEGLHTVCQEAGCPNIYECWEDREATFLIGGDQCTRRCDFCQIDTGKPEALDRDEPRRVGESVVTMDLNYATITGVARDDLEDGGAWLYAETVRQIHAQTANRESGPTKVELLAPDFNAVPEQLAEVFSSRPEVFAHNVETVPRIFKRIRPGFRYERSLKVITDARDYGLVTKSNLILGMGETREEVSEALRQLHEAGCELVTITQYLRPSVRHHPVERWVKPHEFVELKEEADQIGFSGVMSGPLVRSSYRAGRLYQMAIEKRGSYVASQAV, from the coding sequence GTGTCCGCAGTCGCACCCGACGGACGCAAGATGCTGCGCCTGGAGGTCCGGAACGCCCAGACCCCCATCGAGCGCAAGCCCGAGTGGATCAAGACCCGGGCGAAAATGGGCCCCGAGTACACGAAGATGCAGAACCTCGTGAAGAGCGAGGGCCTGCACACGGTCTGCCAGGAAGCGGGCTGTCCCAACATCTACGAGTGCTGGGAAGACCGCGAGGCCACGTTCCTCATCGGCGGCGACCAGTGCACGAGGCGCTGCGACTTCTGCCAGATCGACACGGGCAAGCCCGAGGCCCTGGACCGTGACGAGCCGCGCCGCGTGGGCGAGTCCGTGGTCACCATGGACCTCAACTACGCGACCATCACGGGCGTCGCCCGTGACGACCTGGAGGACGGCGGAGCCTGGCTGTACGCCGAGACCGTGCGCCAGATCCACGCGCAGACGGCGAACCGCGAGAGTGGCCCCACCAAGGTCGAGCTCCTCGCCCCCGACTTCAACGCGGTCCCCGAGCAGCTGGCCGAGGTCTTCTCCTCCCGGCCGGAGGTCTTCGCGCACAACGTGGAGACGGTCCCGCGCATCTTCAAGCGCATCCGCCCGGGCTTCCGCTACGAGCGCTCGCTGAAGGTCATCACGGACGCCCGTGACTACGGTCTGGTCACGAAGTCGAACCTGATCCTCGGCATGGGCGAGACCCGTGAAGAGGTCAGCGAGGCCCTGCGCCAGCTCCACGAGGCCGGCTGCGAGCTCGTCACCATCACGCAGTACCTGCGGCCCTCCGTGCGCCACCACCCCGTGGAGCGCTGGGTGAAGCCGCACGAGTTCGTCGAGCTGAAGGAGGAGGCCGACCAGATCGGCTTCTCCGGGGTCATGTCG
- a CDS encoding TetR family transcriptional regulator, which produces MSTKSSAATRTPSLTERRKAATQFDIARAAAELFTERGPDGTTAEEIAVRAGVALRTFYRYFRNKQDAVGPLLAIGGDHWRERLAAVEPGTELPRALESAVTASLTVPHEAKAEGLRWTRGLLRASAEDPALRAVWYRVNQESEDKLIPLVARLAGDADPLEFRLTAAAATDAIRVALETWAEPDADVEGPGSPAELAVRCLRELTGGMRLLAEPRKG; this is translated from the coding sequence GTGAGCACCAAGTCGTCCGCAGCGACCAGGACCCCGTCGCTGACCGAGCGCCGCAAGGCGGCAACCCAGTTCGACATCGCCCGCGCCGCCGCCGAGCTCTTCACCGAGCGCGGCCCCGACGGCACCACGGCCGAGGAGATCGCCGTACGCGCCGGTGTCGCGCTGCGGACCTTCTACCGCTACTTTCGCAACAAACAGGACGCCGTCGGCCCCCTCCTCGCGATCGGCGGCGACCACTGGCGTGAGCGGCTGGCGGCGGTCGAGCCGGGCACCGAGCTCCCCCGGGCGCTGGAGTCGGCCGTCACCGCGTCGCTGACCGTCCCCCACGAGGCCAAGGCGGAGGGGCTGCGCTGGACCCGGGGCCTGCTGCGGGCGTCCGCCGAGGACCCGGCGCTGCGCGCGGTCTGGTACCGCGTGAACCAGGAGTCCGAGGACAAGCTCATCCCCCTGGTGGCACGGCTGGCGGGCGACGCCGACCCGCTGGAGTTCCGCCTCACCGCCGCGGCCGCCACGGACGCGATCCGGGTCGCGCTGGAGACCTGGGCCGAGCCGGACGCGGACGTCGAGGGCCCGGGCTCACCCGCGGAGCTGGCGGTGCGCTGTCTGCGGGAACTGACGGGTGGGATGCGGTTGCTGGCGGAGCCGCGGAAGGGCTGA
- a CDS encoding helix-turn-helix transcriptional regulator, with the protein MRAARLIKMVLLLQARPSMTAAELARELEVSERTITRDAQALSEAGVPVYADRGRAGGYRLIGGYRTRLTGLARSEAEALFLSGVPGALREMGLEDAASAARLKVSAALLPSLKDASRTASQRFHLDAPAWFAEPKTPELLPEVAEAVWDDRRITARYRRQETGVERELEPYGLILKAGVWYVCARVPDPGSFRVYRIDRFTSVESGDERFSRDEGFDLPGFWAERAAQFARSLLRATVVVRLTGAGARRLKHTVDPLSAQEALAVAGPPDDAGRVTVTLPVESYDVAFTQFLSLGPEVEVLEPSELRERFAEAAARTAAYYGTQG; encoded by the coding sequence ATGCGTGCTGCTCGCCTCATCAAGATGGTGCTGCTTCTTCAGGCCAGGCCCTCCATGACCGCCGCCGAGCTCGCTCGGGAGCTGGAGGTGTCGGAGCGGACGATCACCCGGGACGCGCAGGCCCTGTCGGAGGCCGGCGTCCCGGTGTACGCGGACCGCGGCCGGGCCGGCGGGTACCGGCTGATCGGCGGGTACCGGACCCGGCTGACCGGGCTCGCCAGGAGCGAGGCCGAGGCCCTGTTCCTCTCGGGCGTGCCAGGCGCGCTCCGGGAGATGGGCCTGGAGGACGCCGCCTCCGCCGCCCGGCTCAAGGTGTCCGCGGCCCTCCTCCCCTCCCTCAAGGACGCCTCCCGCACCGCGTCCCAGCGTTTCCACCTGGACGCCCCCGCCTGGTTCGCCGAGCCCAAGACGCCCGAGCTGCTGCCCGAGGTCGCGGAGGCGGTGTGGGACGACCGTCGGATCACCGCCCGCTACCGGCGCCAGGAGACCGGCGTGGAGCGCGAGTTGGAGCCGTACGGGCTCATTCTCAAGGCGGGCGTCTGGTACGTCTGCGCCCGCGTCCCCGATCCCGGGTCCTTCCGTGTCTACCGCATCGACCGGTTCACGTCGGTCGAGTCCGGCGACGAGCGCTTCAGCCGCGACGAGGGGTTCGACCTGCCGGGCTTCTGGGCGGAGCGGGCGGCCCAGTTCGCGCGCTCGCTCCTGCGGGCGACGGTCGTGGTGCGGCTCACCGGGGCGGGCGCGCGGCGGCTGAAGCACACCGTCGATCCGCTCTCCGCGCAGGAGGCCCTGGCCGTGGCCGGCCCGCCCGACGACGCGGGCCGGGTGACGGTCACGTTGCCGGTCGAGTCGTACGACGTCGCGTTCACCCAGTTCCTCTCCCTCGGCCCCGAGGTGGAGGTCCTGGAGCCGTCCGAACTCCGTGAACGCTTCGCCGAGGCGGCGGCCAGGACGGCGGCGTACTACGGCACGCAGGGGTGA